A window of Eucalyptus grandis isolate ANBG69807.140 chromosome 4, ASM1654582v1, whole genome shotgun sequence genomic DNA:
CTACATTTTGTAAGGAGAACTGTTCTCATGATTGTCTACATTACCTCCTCAGGAAGCTCCTTGGTGAAGGTCTAGGATCATGTTCGATAGAGGAACTGCAACAGATAGAACAGCAGCTAGAACGGAGCGTTATCAGCATTCGTGCTAGAAAGGTTTGCCCAAGAACAAAAAGATTCTGTTTAAGCATGTAAACCTCAACTACAATTCAATCATGTTTGTTGTGCTTCAGACTCAGGTCTTCAAGGAGCAGATTGACAAGCTTAAAGAGAAGGTATTATACTGTCATATCATTGGACATTCAATTAGTTGATTtgcccctcctctctctctttttttttttttgggtggtggGGAATAGAGAATTTAAGTAATGATATGATTTCCTGGGAAAGAATGTAGTGAATTCTTTGACGTCATCGGCAAGCAGCATAAAATTTGCTAATCAGTTGATTTCTCATCTTCCGTTAACTTGTTTGTGCTTAAATGTGGCTCAGGAGAAGATGTTGACAGCTGAGAATGCAATCTTAACTGAGAAGGTAACTCTCCTATTTCCTCCCGTAGGCTATGCCaggtcttctctttttcttctttttatcttttgttcaattattGGCTATAGAAAATCATGGAATTAAACAGCTTTATAGGCTTTTCCATAGTCTGATGAAGGTGACATCTAATTCTCTATTCAAACTATCAATGATCCTTGCTGAGTTTCACATGCATCACCGATATGTCATGCATAAACGGGACTACTGGTGAACATTATAGCAGCATAACTCGATGTGTGACCATGAGATGCAATCTTCAAAAATCCATCGTTTGATAGAGAAAATCAAGTGGGACACCTTGTTGTCGCTTGAGTACCAGCCATCATCATGAAGTTGTggttcttttcttattttaatcaaaaaggggaagaaaaatacTGTCGTACCTTCATTGGAGAATCTCCTTTCTGCTGATAACTTTTTCGTTTCCATTTTGCTACTAATTGATTAGGGGAAGCAATCTCTCGGATATTGTTTTccagtggttttttttttttttcatcaacaGACTACTCACTGAATGATCTGTCTTGACAGTGTGGAATCAAGCCCCCACAAAGAGCAAATGAGTGCAGGGATAGTCCACTTCTCAGAGAGAGCAGCCCGAGTTCGGAGGTGGAGACCGGTCTCTTCATCGGACCACCAGAGACCAGATCGAGGCGCCTGCCGTTTCAGAATTAAAAATATAGCCCTAgcctctcaaagtttcaaaatgtCACAAGGCAGACGggctttctctcttctctccatccctccctcccatcattttctcaaaaaatttcaACTGCCACTGAAGCGCTATCCTAGTGCAAGCAATAAATTAGAGCAATATCAATATGACCATGTATCGATTCTGTTTCATCAACCTGCGATGAAAGGATGACAGAGAATTCGATGTTTAAAGTATTCAGATATCACGAATTTGTCTGCATTTTTGTGCCAAGAAAGACTGAAGAATCGAAATATAAGAACGCATAATGATAAGTGACATTGTTAGGTGCTCTTAGTATTGCAGTATCTTTGATCTTCATAATAACTACTAATAATGTAATGTGTAGCAAATATTTTGTCTTATAGGAAGCTTAAAGAGTTTGGGCATGGTTTGTTCATTCCACCGTGAAGCGTGCAATTTAGTTTACCCCAGCGGTAGTTACACAGATAATTTTCGCTTGTCAAGTAATAATTTCCCTAGCTTCAATACAAGTCAAAATACAGACCGCAATGGATTGTCGTTAACACAAAATAGCGCGGTGTGGCAACAGAATACTATCACAGAAGCAAAATACATTGTGCCAGCAGAAGAGGGACGGGTGCTGTGACAAACAGTGCCTCACAGGGAGGATTTAACAATTGagctaattgaaaattttacacACTTGACATCAGAACCATACACTTACATGAGGAATTTCTACAGAGAAAACTAGTGGGAACATACAGCAAACACCCGAAATGAGTACTCCAGAGTGAGATGTAATGTAGTTAAAGGGTAACATGACAACTCAAACTAAGTTCTTCATCATTCATCAATGACCGGTGTAATTAAAGGTTCGTTTGAGAAGAAGGCTTCCAAATTTGCAATCATAAGTTCAGCCAAATCCTGAAAAGATTCCTCGGTGAAGACAGCTACATGCGGCGATAGGATGACATTATCCAGTGAGAGCAGTTCTTCAGGAACATTGGGCTCATTCCCAAACACATCTAAACCAGCACCTCTGATTTCTCCTCGCACCAAACTCTGAACCAATTCTTTCTCATCAATAATGGCACCACGGCAAACATTGATGAGAATTCCATCTTTTCCAAGAGCCAAAAGGACCGACTTATCAATCATATGGTGAGTCTGCTCAGTTAGGGCACAGCAGATGATGAAAATATCACTGTTTGCTGCGAGTTCATAAACATTTGCATAAAAGGGATATGAAACAGATGGCTTCTTTGTCCTAGAGTTGTATGATACAGGACATCCAAAA
This region includes:
- the LOC104442219 gene encoding MADS-box protein SOC1; this translates as MVRGKTLMRRIENATSRQVTFSKRRNGLLKKAFELSVLCDAEVALIIFSPRGKLYEFASSSMNETIERYHRHTKDTRTGNKSVEENMQHLKDEAANMMKKIELLEDSRRKLLGEGLGSCSIEELQQIEQQLERSVISIRARKTQVFKEQIDKLKEKEKMLTAENAILTEKCGIKPPQRANECRDSPLLRESSPSSEVETGLFIGPPETRSRRLPFQN